From Fusobacterium varium:
CATTTCAAAAATTTTTTCAACGAATTGTTCAAATAGATCTGGAAGAATATCTTCAGTTTTTACTAAGAATCTAGAAATAGTAGAGTGATCAGGAATTTTAGAATCTTGTAAAAGAAACCTAAATTTAATATTTTCATGGCAAGCCATTTCTATATCTCTAGTAGAAGTTAAATTGCGCGAATAGGCATAAACAATGATAGAAAACATTCTGATAGGATGTACCTTTGTTTTGTAAGAAAATACTTGCATTAAACTACTAAAATCTAATTCCTCCAATATTGAGCTAAGTTTTCTTACAGGATCATTATCAGAAATTTCATATTGTAAAAAGTTAAAAAGTTTAGGTTGATTTAATTGAAAAAAAATGTTATTATTAGTTGGTTTTTGCATAGGTATATTATATTAGAAATTTGAAAAAATTTTTAGTATTTTATACCTTTTTTTATTTTAAAAGAAAAAGCTGACAGGAAGAAAACTTCAAGTCAGCTTTTTGGATAATTGGGCTATTTTGAATTTGCAACAGCCCCTTACTATATATTTTAAATATTCATAAGCATCCCCTTGTGAAATACTCTCTGATTAGATGAACCTCTCAATTTTAATCTTAAATCTTTTTTAGCTATTTCAAATTTCCCATCTATAAGATAATCTATAAGATAAGTATCTATCCACTCCTCTACTTCTTCTTTTAAATATCCAGTCCATAGATAAACATTTTTATCTGTATTTTCTTTTATAAAGTGGATTAACTCTATGACTTCATTTCTATTTTCAGAATATAAAGGATCTCCACCTAAAAAGGTTACATTCTGCCATCTTGATTTAAAAATTATTTCCTTTATTTCTTCAAGTGTATATTCCTTACCTGCATTATAATCCCATGTATTTTTCGAAAAACATCCAAGACATTTATGCGAACAGCCAGCAAAGTATAGAGTTAGTGTATATCCAGTCATACTATTTACAGGATCATTATTTACTATTGATATTATCCTCATATTACTTCACGTGTATAGCTCTATTTTTTATTTCTTTCATTCTTCCTTCTAGAGCATGAGTTATATTATAATTTGAAATATATCCACAGCAACGTCTTTGTATCTTCATTTTCATTCCATCTTCATTTCCGCAGTGAGGACATTTATAACTTGCTGTTTTTTCATTATATGATATTTCTCCTGTATATCCACATTCATAACATACATCTGAAATAGTATTTACTGCAAAATACTCTATTCCTGCATCATGAGCATATTGAATAAGCTCTATGATGGCTTGGCTATTATATGTTTTTCCACCATTTTCAACATACATGATATTTCCGCCATTACAATATTTAATAAATGGAGCTTCTACATCTATCTTGTCAAAAGAGTCTATTGGAAGTTCTGAAGAAAAATGGAAAGAATTTGTATAATATTCTCTTTCTCTTAACCATTCAGGCATTATCTCACCATAGTTTTCTACATCTTTATTGAAAAATGTTGCTATAGAACTTTCTGCTGGAGTCCCATAAACAGATACAGGAAGTCCTGTTTCATATTTTATATCATCAGCCTGTTTTCTGATAGCTTCCATTATAGTAATACCCATTTCATGTCCTTTTTCAGTTGATATATTTTCTTTATCATCTGATAATATTCTTACAGCATCATCTAATCCTAAGAATCCATAAGATACAGATGCCCTGTCTGTTTTTAATAATTCTTCTATAGTATCATCTGGTTCCAGTCTTGCTATCCCTCCATATTGAAATAGGATAGGAGCTTTTTTAGCCTGAAGATGTCTTACATTTTCAAATCTTGTTTGAATAGCTTTTTTCATGAGTTCTTTTCTTTTTTCAAGAATATCAAGGAATCTTTCTAATCTATTCCCCTCTGCTCCTCCATAACGTTCATCTTTCAATACATCTAAAGCAATTTGAGGAACGTTTAATGTTGCCACCCCATAGTTAAATCTTCCATAATGCTGATATTTTCCATCTGCCTGATATTCGTGGTTTACTCTGCTACGACAACCCATTCTTGCATAATATTTACCTGCATCATAATCTTCTTTAGAGTAGAAAAGGATATCTGGGTAATAAGTATTTGCTATACATTTAGATACTTCCTCAGTAATATAGAAATATTTATCTCCCTTTTTAAAGTTATAACCATCTACTACCATATATGAAAGTTTAGGGAAAATAGCAGGTATATGTTTTTCTCCAAGTCCTGTCTGCCTAACTTTTAAATAAGATAATATTATATGCTCTGATTCCCATGAAGTAGGAATATTAAAAGTAATTGTACTAAATGGTGTCTGGCTTGCACTTCCTAATATACTGTTAGTCTGATATTCAAATAACTGACATGCATCATAAATATCTTTTGCTGTTCTTTCTTTAGCTATTTTAAATTCAACAGGTTTTTCAGAAGCTAATTTTTCATTTCCTGAGCTTATTTCTCCAAATTCTTTTTCTATATCTTCTTCTGTTGCTCTAGATATATTTGATTCAGTAGATAATTTATCATTGTATGCTCTCATAAAATTTTTCTTGAAATTTTTCTTTGCATATTCAGCAAATACTTCATTGAAGTTTGGTAAAGAAACCCCACCATATTGGCTGGCAGAAATACTTGCCATTATCTGCATTGCTATATTCATAGCTGTTCCTACAGAATTTGGCTGACAGACATCAGCATTAGTTATTCTAGTACCATTTCTAAGCATATCTTCTATATTAAAAAGACAGCAGTTAGTAAGTTTAGTGTCTACATCAGAATCATGCCAGTGTATAGTTTTTTTTCTATGGGCTGCCCATAACTCTTTATCTATATTTTTTTCAAGTATATATCTGAAATATTCTCCTGCTATTAAATCTCTTTGTACTGATGGCAGCATAGAATTTTTATTGCTGTTTTCTCTATCTCCTACATCTACTATATCTGTCATATGTCTAAATACACCATTAGCTTCTTTTAATCTCTGTTCAGCTCTTTGTGTTCTGTATGTTTGGAAAGCCTTGGCCTGTTCAAACAATCCATTAGTACATAAAGTATAAAATACTATATCCTGTATAGCTTCAACAGACATTCTCGTATTTCCATTAATTTTCTTTACTATGTCATCCATCATATGCCTAATGCTGACTTTATCTATAAATTTTACTTCCTTATCTATTTTTTCTAAAACTTTTTCTATTTTTTCTTTGTTAAAAGTCACAATAGAGCCATTCCTCTTAATTACTTCTATCTTATGCATTGTGTCTTTCCTCCTATATTTATAATTGTTCCTCATCTATTATACTATATCTTGTGTTATATTCAAATATTTTCCATATATATTGTTCTTTGATAATATGTATATCATTTATCCACCTTGATTTTACTTGCTTATCGGCAGGTCGAAAAAAAAGAACTTGACTTTTTATTTCAAGTTCCATTTTTATTTAATAACTTTATGGATTTTTTCATATATTCTACTTATGTATATTTTTTTATAAATAATTTAAATAAATAGTTATTCAACAGAAAAAAAGTAATAATTTTTAAGAAAATATTATTTCTTTTTCTGATATTTAAAGCCTTCTATATTTTTTATCTTTGATATTATATCTTTCTAAAGAATTCTCTATTTCTAAAATAAGTCTTTCTTTATCCTGGGGAAATGTCCCACTCAGATTCAGATAGTTAGAAGCATGATTTGCTCTAAAGATAACAGGTGCTTTTACATTTATATTTTTTATCATTTTTTCTATTTCTTTTAATATGTCAATTCCTTCAGCTTCCTGAAAATTTCCCTGAAGATATTCATTATATATTTCTGTTCCCTCCTCCAGCATAAGACTAAGAATACCTACATAATCTGGTTCTATTTCACTTATTAACTTTCCACTATTTACAGCATGATTTTCCCAGTTTCTTTTTCCTAGTATTCCAGCTATAAAAGTAACTGAAATAGAAAATCCTGCTTTTTTGACTTTTTTACATAAGATATTAAGCTCTACAGAAGTGAATCCTTTTTTTATTTTTTCTAAAACTGCATCATCTCCACTTTCTAATCCAATATACAGCAGAGAAATTCCATTTTCTCTTATTCTCTTTAGTTCCTCATCTGTTTTTAATTGTATTGACTTAGGAGTAGCATAAGAAGATATTCTTTTGCACTCTGGAAATACTTCTTTTATATATAATAATATTTCTAAAAGGTGTTCTGTAGGTATAATCATTGCATCTCCATCAGCAAGAAATATTCTTTCAGCATATTTTACTTTTTTTCTGAAATATTCTATATCCTTTTTTATCTGTTCCATTGGCTTTACAGCAAATTTTTTATCCTTATACATACTGCAGAAAGTACATTTGTTATGTGAACATCCAAGTGTTACCTGCAGAATGAGGCTGTAGGCTTCACTAGGTGGTCGATATATACTTCCAATCCACACATCTTCTGAATTTATCATCATTTCTTTATCCCCCTTATTTTACCCTTGATAAAGTTTATTATAATTCTTTAATTTTTGTAATGTTAAATAATTTTTATATGTAAAATTTTTTCCCTTAATTTTTTATATTTTTAAAATAAGATTATCCCCCTATTCCATTCCATAATTCTTTACCTATATTCAATTTTCCAATCTGACTGCAGAATAGTTTTAATATTGTTTAGTATCTCCTTTTTATATATCTTTTTCTACCTTAATATTAAGAATAATTATACCTAATTTTTCATTTTTCTAGGTATTAAAAAATATCTGTTTAGTTTTTTATTTTATTTCCCATATTAATTTCGCTTCATAAATATCTTTGCCTAGTCAAAATATCCACTATTTCTATATTTGTTTGATTTTATATCTCCAAAAAGCTATAATATATTTATTATTTATTACTATATATAAAAGAAAAGGAGGAACATTATGACTGAAGTTTATGCTTGTTTAGCTGGAAATTGGGTTAATCTTTGTGATGACCCTGAATGTGTAATGGGAGTTCGTCGCCAAACACCTTATACATGGTATGAAGAAGGTGGTGAAATATGGTCTCCTATCACAAAAGATGATAGAGATACATATTATCAACTTGATTACATTTGGATTCATTACAAAGGTAAAGACTATAGAGTCAATCCTATATTTATTCAAATTGTAGTAGAATAAAAAATGACAATATTTTAATTTATCTTTTACAGCAGCTGAATTTAAGAAAATATTCTTTTCAGCCTTCTTTACTTCAGCACTGTAAAGATGATTTATATCTAATTTTAACTTATTTCATTCTCACTTAATTTTATTATTCTATTAATTTTAAAAAAAATTGTAGCTTTAAACTACTCAACCTTTAATTGAATTTCTAATTTGCTGATTGTCAATGCAAAAGTTATAATTTCTTTTTCATCAGCAATGAACTTCCCATTCCTCCATAAGTTCCTAAATTATCTATGATTGTATAGCCCATTTTTTGATATAAAGATATTGCCTTTTTCAAACTTTCTCCAGTTTCCAAAACCATATATTTATATCCTTTATCTTTTGCTGACTTTTCTATCATTTCTATCAATTTATATGCTATTCCTTTTTTCCTATATATTTTTTTAACATAGAGCCTTTTCATTTCTGCACTCTCATCATCATACTTACGAAAACCCACGCACCCTGCCAGCAAATCATCATCATAGGAAATAATTACATCCTGAATACTATCAGTTTTTGTAAATCTTTTTTGGTCTATATCTTTTTCTTTATCACCAATTATTTGATTAAAAAAAAATATAAGTTCATCACATAATAAAAGGAAGTTTATATCATTTTCGTCAGTATGTTCATATCTCACTATTATGTTTCCTCCTTAACTAATCTCAATTTTTGTTTATCATAAAAGATATTAAAAAAAATTAATCTTTCTGATTTTTATTATACAGTTTAAAAAATTATAATGATACTAATACAAATTATTTTTCTCATTTAAGTTAATTTTAAATTACAAGTCAAAATCAACTTATCAACAAGTTAAAGATGACTTGTATTAAAGATTATATTTTTTCTTTTTCCTTGCAATCATAGTTTGGCTTGTTTTTAAAAATTCAGCTGCTTTATAGGTACTTCCACATTTTTCCAAAGCATATTGAATATATTTTTTCTCACATTCTTCCAGATATTCATTTAAGGATTGATCTTTTATTCCTGAGTTTTTATAAAAACTAACTTCACCATCAGTATCATTTAAAGTTGAAGAATGTTTCTGTTCTATAAATAAAAGAGGTGCTATATTTGAAAGTTCAATAATTTCTCCAGTAATCATAATAAAGCTTCTTTCAACAAAATTACGAAGTTCTCTGATATTTCCTGGCCAGTTATAATCTAGTATAGCTTTAAGAGTTTTTTGAGAAAATACCTTCGTCTTATTATAAATATTGCAGTAGTATTTTCTAAAATGCTCCACCAAAGGCAAAATATCCTCTTTTCTTTCATGTAAAGGAGGAAGATAAACAGGAACAATATTCAGTCTGTAATACAAATCTTCTCTGAATCTCTTCTCATGAACCATTTTCAATAAATCTTCATTAGCTGCTGTAATCAATCTAAAATTA
This genomic window contains:
- a CDS encoding radical SAM protein, with the translated sequence MMINSEDVWIGSIYRPPSEAYSLILQVTLGCSHNKCTFCSMYKDKKFAVKPMEQIKKDIEYFRKKVKYAERIFLADGDAMIIPTEHLLEILLYIKEVFPECKRISSYATPKSIQLKTDEELKRIRENGISLLYIGLESGDDAVLEKIKKGFTSVELNILCKKVKKAGFSISVTFIAGILGKRNWENHAVNSGKLISEIEPDYVGILSLMLEEGTEIYNEYLQGNFQEAEGIDILKEIEKMIKNINVKAPVIFRANHASNYLNLSGTFPQDKERLILEIENSLERYNIKDKKYRRL
- a CDS encoding anaerobic ribonucleoside-triphosphate reductase activating protein; the protein is MRIISIVNNDPVNSMTGYTLTLYFAGCSHKCLGCFSKNTWDYNAGKEYTLEEIKEIIFKSRWQNVTFLGGDPLYSENRNEVIELIHFIKENTDKNVYLWTGYLKEEVEEWIDTYLIDYLIDGKFEIAKKDLRLKLRGSSNQRVFHKGMLMNI
- a CDS encoding anaerobic ribonucleoside-triphosphate reductase, whose protein sequence is MHKIEVIKRNGSIVTFNKEKIEKVLEKIDKEVKFIDKVSIRHMMDDIVKKINGNTRMSVEAIQDIVFYTLCTNGLFEQAKAFQTYRTQRAEQRLKEANGVFRHMTDIVDVGDRENSNKNSMLPSVQRDLIAGEYFRYILEKNIDKELWAAHRKKTIHWHDSDVDTKLTNCCLFNIEDMLRNGTRITNADVCQPNSVGTAMNIAMQIMASISASQYGGVSLPNFNEVFAEYAKKNFKKNFMRAYNDKLSTESNISRATEEDIEKEFGEISSGNEKLASEKPVEFKIAKERTAKDIYDACQLFEYQTNSILGSASQTPFSTITFNIPTSWESEHIILSYLKVRQTGLGEKHIPAIFPKLSYMVVDGYNFKKGDKYFYITEEVSKCIANTYYPDILFYSKEDYDAGKYYARMGCRSRVNHEYQADGKYQHYGRFNYGVATLNVPQIALDVLKDERYGGAEGNRLERFLDILEKRKELMKKAIQTRFENVRHLQAKKAPILFQYGGIARLEPDDTIEELLKTDRASVSYGFLGLDDAVRILSDDKENISTEKGHEMGITIMEAIRKQADDIKYETGLPVSVYGTPAESSIATFFNKDVENYGEIMPEWLREREYYTNSFHFSSELPIDSFDKIDVEAPFIKYCNGGNIMYVENGGKTYNSQAIIELIQYAHDAGIEYFAVNTISDVCYECGYTGEISYNEKTASYKCPHCGNEDGMKMKIQRRCCGYISNYNITHALEGRMKEIKNRAIHVK